CGTCAGTTCACTGGTCACCGTGGCGTGCCCGCCCTGTTGCCACGCTGGACGGTGTGCACGATCGCCAGGATCAGGCCGATGATCAGGCCCCACCACAACACGTGCACGGCGAACCCGAGGCCGCCGAACAACAGGATCAGCAGCAACGCGATGACGAGCAACACGGTTCCTCCTTGGGCCGACCACGAAGTACTTCCCCGTTCGGCCCCGGGAAAACCGGGGGCGCTACCCGGGAGCTCAGCCCGGCAGCGCCACGTCGACGGGCGCGTCCGCGGACACCAAGTGCTGGGCGTAGGCATCGACGGTGAAGAACGGCGCCAATTCATCCGACAGCAGCAAGGTGGACAGCAGTGCGGGGGCCGCCCCCGGGCCGGTCGGGTCCTCGGCGAGGAGGGTCCGGCACTCCTCGTCGAGGATGCGCTGCACCATCTCGGTGGTGACCGACTCGCCGGTGTCCAACTTCACCCCGAAGTGCCGCCACTGCCACACCTGGCAGCGGGAGATCTCCGCCGTCGCCGCGTCCTCCATCAGGTTGAAGATGGCCACCGCGCCACTGCCACGCAGCCACGCGGAGATGTAGCGCAACGCCACCACGATGTTGGAGCGCAGCCCGGCCTCGGTGATCTCGGCGTCAACCCCGGACACGTCCAGCAACTCCGCGGCGCTCACCGACACCTCCGGGCGCAACCGCACCCGCTGGTCGGTGTGCTCGCCCAGCACCGCGTCGAAGGCGTCGCGGCAGATCGGTACCAGACCGGGATGCGCCACCCACGACCCGTCGAAGCCGTCGCCGGCCTCGCGTTGCTTGTCCTCGCGCACCTTGCCCATCGCGCGCTCGTTGACCTCGGTGTCCTTGCTGGGGATGAATGCGGCCATGCCGCCGATGGCGTGGGCGCCGCGCTTGTGGCAGGTCTGCACCAGCAGTTCGGTGTAGGCGCGCAGGAACGGCGAGGTCATGGTGACGCCGTTACGGTCGGGCAGGATGTAGGCCTCGTTGTCCCGACCGAGGGTCTTGATGACGGAGAAGATGTAGTCCCAGCGGCCGGCGTTCAGCCCGGCGGCGTGCTCGCGCAGTTCGTAGAGGATCTCCTCCATCTCGAACGCGGCCGGGTAGGTCTCGATCAGCACGGTGGCCCGGATGGTGCCCGACGGCAGACCGAGCAGTTCCTGCCCGCGCAGGAACACGTCGTTCCACAACCGCGCGTCGAGGTGGCCCTCCATCTTCGGCAGGTAGAAGTACGGGCCAAAGCCGCGGTCCACCTGCGCGTGGGCGTTGTGGAACAGGTACAGCCCGAAGTCCAGGATGCTCGCGCTGATCGACCGGCCGTTGATGAGCACGTGCTTGTCCACCAGGTGCCAGCCGCGCGGGCGCACCACGATGGTGGCCGGGTTCTCCCCCACCGCGTAGTGCTTGCCGTCCTCGGTGGTGAACTCCAGCCGCCCGGCGATCACGTCGCGCAGGTTCACCTGCCCGGACACGATGTTCTCCCACGTCGGGGAGGTGGCGTCCTCGAAGTCCGCCATCCACACCTTGGCGCCGGAGTTCATCGCGTTGATCGTCATCTTCCGGTCCGTCGGCCCGGTGATCTCCACCCGCCGGTCCGCCAGCCCCGGCGCGGTCGACGCGACCCGCCAGCTGTGGTCCTCCCGGATGGCCCGGGTGCTGTCCAGGAAGCCGAGCCGGTCGCTGCCCTCGGCCAGCGCGAGATTGCGCTCGGCGCGGCGTTTGAGCAGCTGGAAACGTCGCTCGGCGAACTCGTTGTCCAGCGTGGTGACGAAGGCCAACGCCTCCGGGGTGAGGATCGTCTCGGCACCGGGGACCGTGGAGGGCACGATCTGCACCTGCGGCGTCAACAACTCCGTCATATGTATGTCCTCCCTCAGAACTGCGCGGACTCGGTTGACCCGTGCAGCGCGGCGGTGTCGGTGGTGGGGTTGATCGTGGTGGACACCAGGTCGAACCAGCCGGTGCCGACCTCGCGCTGGTGCTTGGTTGCGGTGTATCCGACGGCCTCCGCGGCGAACTCGCGTTCCTGCAGTTCCACGTAAGCCGGCATGCCGTCTGCAGCGTAACCACGGGCCAGGTCGAACATCGAGTAGTTCAGCGCGTGGAATCCGGCCAGGGTGATGAACTGGAACTTGTAGCCCATGTGCCCGAGCTCGCGCTGGAACTTCGCGATGGTGGCGTCGTCCAGGAACTTCTTCCAGTTGAAGGACGGCGAGCAGTTGTAGGCCAGCAACTGATCCGGGTACTCCTCCTTGATGGCCTCGGCGAATTGGCGGGCCACCTCGAGGTTCGGCTCGGAGGTCTCCATCCACAGCAGGTCCGCGAGCGGCGCGTAGGCCAGGCCGCGGGCGATGCACGGCTCGATGCCGTTGCGGACCATGTGGAAGCCCTCGCCGGTGCGCTCACCGGTGGTGAACTGTTGGTCCCGCTCGTCAACGTCGTTGGTGAGCAGCGTCGCGGCTTGGGCGTCGGTGCGGGCGACGATTATCGACGGCACGTTGCACACGTCGGCGGCCAGCCGTGCCGCGACCAGCGTGCGTTCGTGCGCCCGGGTCGGGATCAGCACCTTGCCACCGAGGTGGCCGCACTTCTTCTCCGAGGCCAGCTGGTCCTCCCAGTGCACGCCTGCGGCGCCGGCCGCGATCATCGCGCGCTGCAGTTCGAAGACGTTGAGTGGGCCGCCGAATCCGGCCTCGGCATCGGCGACGATCGGGGCGAACCATTCGACGCTGTCGTCGCCCTCGGCCCAGGCGACCTGGTCGGCGCGGGCCAACGCGTTGTTGATCCGACGCACCACCGCGGGCACCGAGTTGGCCGGGTAGAGGCTCTGATCCGGGTAGGTGTGCCCGGCCAGGTTCGCGTCAGCGGCGACCTGCCAGCCGGACAGGTAGATGGCCTTGAGGCCGGCGCGGACCTGTTGCACGGCTTGATTGCCCGTCAGCGCACCGAGCGCGTGGATGTAGTCCTCGTGCTGCAGCAGATCCCACAGCCGCTCCGCGCCGCGGCGGGCCAGCGTGTACTCCTCGACCACCGACCCACGCAGCCGGACGACGTCCGCGGCCGAGTAGGGGCGGGTGACCGTGGACCATCGGGGGTCGGTCGCCCACTGCTGGGTGAGTTCGTTGACCTGCTGCTCGCGTGCGCTGTTCACTCGTGGCCCTCCGGGTCCGCTGCGAGGCGAGGACCCGCCTGCTGGAGATCTCGCCCAGCTGTTTCAACCAGCTCGAGCGCAACGTGCGCGCCTACTGACGGCCCCTACCCGGCCGCGGCTGGGCCATACCCCGGTCAATGGTGCTGGTCGCCCCGACCCAGGGTCTGCTCGCGGGTCACGCCGGGGCGGGTCCACTGCGGCACCGGCCGCCCCGTCTCACCCCAGGTGGCGTTGCCGTCGGCATCGGTGCGCCAGAACGTGCTGATCGGCGCGCCGTGCCCGCCCACCGGCGCGCCGGCATCGGGAGCCGCGGGCCAGCCCTCGGGGTTGTCCTCCCACCCCTCGCGCCGG
This genomic window from Sporichthyaceae bacterium contains:
- the aceB gene encoding malate synthase A, producing the protein MTELLTPQVQIVPSTVPGAETILTPEALAFVTTLDNEFAERRFQLLKRRAERNLALAEGSDRLGFLDSTRAIREDHSWRVASTAPGLADRRVEITGPTDRKMTINAMNSGAKVWMADFEDATSPTWENIVSGQVNLRDVIAGRLEFTTEDGKHYAVGENPATIVVRPRGWHLVDKHVLINGRSISASILDFGLYLFHNAHAQVDRGFGPYFYLPKMEGHLDARLWNDVFLRGQELLGLPSGTIRATVLIETYPAAFEMEEILYELREHAAGLNAGRWDYIFSVIKTLGRDNEAYILPDRNGVTMTSPFLRAYTELLVQTCHKRGAHAIGGMAAFIPSKDTEVNERAMGKVREDKQREAGDGFDGSWVAHPGLVPICRDAFDAVLGEHTDQRVRLRPEVSVSAAELLDVSGVDAEITEAGLRSNIVVALRYISAWLRGSGAVAIFNLMEDAATAEISRCQVWQWRHFGVKLDTGESVTTEMVQRILDEECRTLLAEDPTGPGAAPALLSTLLLSDELAPFFTVDAYAQHLVSADAPVDVALPG
- the aceA gene encoding isocitrate lyase, with translation MNSAREQQVNELTQQWATDPRWSTVTRPYSAADVVRLRGSVVEEYTLARRGAERLWDLLQHEDYIHALGALTGNQAVQQVRAGLKAIYLSGWQVAADANLAGHTYPDQSLYPANSVPAVVRRINNALARADQVAWAEGDDSVEWFAPIVADAEAGFGGPLNVFELQRAMIAAGAAGVHWEDQLASEKKCGHLGGKVLIPTRAHERTLVAARLAADVCNVPSIIVARTDAQAATLLTNDVDERDQQFTTGERTGEGFHMVRNGIEPCIARGLAYAPLADLLWMETSEPNLEVARQFAEAIKEEYPDQLLAYNCSPSFNWKKFLDDATIAKFQRELGHMGYKFQFITLAGFHALNYSMFDLARGYAADGMPAYVELQEREFAAEAVGYTATKHQREVGTGWFDLVSTTINPTTDTAALHGSTESAQF